A genomic stretch from Helianthus annuus cultivar XRQ/B chromosome 1, HanXRQr2.0-SUNRISE, whole genome shotgun sequence includes:
- the LOC110931159 gene encoding myosin-11-like, whose protein sequence is MAAQKKFSNDERRLAQLMAKLKDDQAKFEAERKTDEWSVAGWKRKAEAEAALLSEERKNWRKICEKDNAEKANLRTIISNLKAEVEKLKNQDAEVERLKKEKADIEAALAEARSHRERSEQREVQALTTLAIRDKELEELTALVSGQEQLKKDLELARSEYTESSRRLTEVEEKLENSETARVTAESELEPLKNDMAWLKDRGIACVAESVLNFKELDKTVAKLVVATRRDGYAQGYAECSHHVNDALKVSWDGSKAATFGVNTAAALASMKTEFNNLQLPVMELINVALQSDDHVAQLKEIFPDEGEDLV, encoded by the exons ATGGCGGCTCAGAAGAAATTTTCCAACGATGAGAGACGTCTGGCTCAATTGATGGCTAAATTAAAAGATGATCaagccaagtttgaggctgagCGCAAGACTGATGAATGGTCTGTTGCTGGTTGGAAAAGAAAGGCCGAAGCTGAAGCTGCTCTCCTTTCTGAAGAACGTAAAAATTGGAGGAAAATTTGCGAAAAAGATAATGCTGAGAAAGCCAACCTTCGCACTATTATTAGTAACCTCAAGGCTGAGGTTGAAAAGCTGAAGAATCAGGATGCGGAGGTAGAAAGATTAAAAAAGGAGAAAGCTGATATAGAGGCTGCGCTGGCGGAGGCGCGTTCTCATAGGGAACGAAGTGAGCAACGGGAGGTACAAGCTTTAACCACTCTTGCCATTAGAGATAAAGAACTAGAGGAACTTACTGCTTTGGTTTCTGGCCAGGAACAACTGAAGAAAGACCTGGAGCTTGCGCGTTCCGAATATACTGAATCCTCCCGCCGTTTGACTGAGGTTGAAGAGAAACTGGAAAATTCAGAAACGGCGCGGGTCACagcggaaagcgagcttgagcctTTAAAGAATGATATGGCCTGGTTGAAAGATCGCGGGATTGCTTGT GTTGCTGAATCTGTATTAAACTTTAAAGAACTGGATAAAACTGTTGCTAAATTGGTGGTTGCTACACGGCGGGATGGATACGCGCAAGGTTATGCGGAATGTTCCCATCATGTGAATGACGCGCTGAAGGTTAGCTGGGATGGTAGCAAGGCTGCTACTTTTGGCGTGAATACTGCCGCTGCGCTTGCTTCCATGAAGACAGAGTTTAATAATTTGCAACTTCCAGTTATGGAGTTGATAAATGTCGCGCTGCAATCGGATGATCACGTGGCGCAGCTTAAAGAAATCTTTCCGGATGAGGGTGAAGATTTAGTGTAG
- the LOC110927508 gene encoding uncharacterized protein LOC110927508, which produces METHADFIPLETESESESGSTSSESCGSSHDIVPRIFNAATCGSDEGIEKLGVVYNEVRIHGVSLKEIRWYEADDGLKIELSVGKLKKKRKQRVGDGSFGWACESVGDNVTNESVKRCEEVCSRRRRVAAVRSYPPGCGRVMKIA; this is translated from the coding sequence ATGGAAACACATGCTGATTTCATCCCTCTCGAaacagaatcagaatcagaatcggGATCTACTTCTAGTGAAAGCTGTGGTTCGAGTCATGACATCGTACCGCGAATTTTTAATGCGGCAACGTGTGGTTCGGATGAGGGAATAGAGAAGTTGGGTGTtgtttacaatgaagttagaattCATGGAGTGAGTTTAAAAGAAATAAGATGGTATGAAGCGGACGATGGGTTGAAGATTGAATTGTCAGTTGGAAAGTTAAAGAAGAAGAGGAAGCAGCGCGTTGGAGATGGATCGTTTGGGTGGGCGTGTGAGAGTGTTGGTGACAACGTAACGAATGAGAGTGTTAAAAGGTGTGAAGAGGTTTGTTCTCGCCGAAGACGAGTTGCAGCTGTTAGAAGTTATCCTCCAGGATGTGGACGAGTGATGAAGATTGCATAG